In Candidatus Kaistella beijingensis, a genomic segment contains:
- a CDS encoding LytR/AlgR family response regulator transcription factor, translated as MNPQKKYSCIIVEDEPIAAEIIENFVKQDKELNLVGKSSDVVHASNLLHIHKVDLIFLDLHLPVIKGFDFLRKMKNPPFVIVTTAYHEYAVESYELDIVDYLMKPIPYSRFLTAIGKFKHFAEAEEALLEIADRDFIYINIGKKKIKIYLDDIFYIESFREYINIHTKAEIYIVKMPISRIEEVLDKKYFVRIHKSYIVSTSKIQMKSASEIQVDGKKLPIGRTYKPVIL; from the coding sequence ATGAACCCCCAAAAAAAATACAGCTGCATCATTGTGGAAGATGAGCCAATCGCAGCAGAAATTATAGAAAACTTTGTAAAGCAGGACAAAGAACTGAATTTGGTCGGGAAAAGCTCAGATGTAGTGCATGCAAGTAATCTTCTCCATATTCATAAAGTAGATTTGATTTTTTTGGATCTGCATTTGCCCGTCATAAAAGGATTCGATTTTTTAAGAAAAATGAAAAATCCTCCTTTCGTAATTGTTACTACGGCTTATCATGAATATGCAGTTGAAAGTTACGAACTTGACATCGTTGATTATTTAATGAAGCCAATTCCTTACAGTAGATTCCTTACCGCAATTGGAAAATTCAAGCACTTTGCAGAGGCAGAAGAAGCATTGTTGGAAATTGCTGACCGTGATTTCATCTATATAAATATCGGCAAAAAGAAAATTAAAATTTATTTGGATGATATTTTCTATATCGAGAGTTTTCGTGAGTACATCAATATCCATACTAAAGCCGAAATTTACATTGTAAAAATGCCAATAAGTAGAATTGAGGAGGTATTGGATAAAAAGTATTTTGTCCGCATCCATAAATCCTATATTGTTTCTACTTCCAAAATTCAAATGAAATCAGCATCCGAAATTCAGGTGGATGGTAAAAAGTTGCCAATTGGAAGAACCTACAAACCGGTAATTTTATAA
- a CDS encoding sensor histidine kinase produces the protein MELKRKIKYHFYFWLAYFVFEINAQFLYLQEVFKNFSLQKTLYLSIISEFSFLITEIPAFYFILAIVDNKFRSLKNVYLKFSATILVFVIFIILYRVLSHDLIYPYYFNVQEEISRFSQFGIFTALMNVVFAVAIGLGFEKFIQQNEMQKKLTEISKEKSDAELKLLKTQINPHFLFNTLNNIYGLSLKKSEDTPEIILKLSKIMRYNIFDSAKDKVSVQKEIENIQDFIDIQKIRHKSVNVEFNHIIDNSSQEISPLILLHFVENAFKHGASESRFNSFIKINLKLENQILFYEVENSKEHNVHKDSTKIGLNNIKRQLELLYPKHSLSINDAEDLYFVTLKILFE, from the coding sequence TTGGAATTAAAGAGAAAAATAAAATATCATTTCTATTTTTGGTTGGCATATTTTGTATTTGAAATAAATGCCCAATTTCTTTATTTACAAGAAGTGTTTAAAAACTTTTCGTTGCAAAAGACTTTATATCTTTCTATCATATCCGAATTTTCTTTTTTGATTACTGAAATTCCTGCATTCTATTTTATTCTTGCGATTGTAGATAATAAATTTAGAAGTTTAAAAAATGTTTATTTAAAATTTTCTGCAACCATTTTAGTTTTTGTAATTTTCATAATATTATATAGGGTTTTAAGCCATGATTTAATATACCCTTACTATTTTAATGTTCAAGAGGAAATTTCTAGATTTTCCCAGTTTGGAATTTTTACTGCTTTAATGAATGTTGTTTTTGCAGTAGCTATAGGATTAGGTTTTGAGAAATTTATCCAGCAAAACGAAATGCAAAAAAAATTGACCGAAATTTCAAAAGAAAAATCAGATGCAGAACTTAAATTATTAAAAACGCAGATAAATCCACATTTTCTTTTTAATACACTTAATAATATTTACGGTTTATCTCTCAAAAAGTCAGAAGATACTCCAGAAATTATTTTGAAGCTTTCCAAAATAATGAGATATAATATTTTTGATTCAGCAAAAGATAAAGTTTCGGTGCAGAAAGAAATTGAAAATATACAGGATTTTATTGATATCCAAAAAATTAGGCATAAATCTGTAAATGTAGAATTTAATCATATCATTGATAATAGCTCACAGGAAATTTCACCATTAATTTTGCTTCATTTTGTGGAAAATGCCTTTAAACATGGAGCATCAGAAAGCAGGTTCAATTCTTTCATAAAAATTAATTTGAAACTTGAAAACCAGATTCTGTTTTATGAAGTAGAAAATTCTAAAGAACATAATGTTCACAAAGACAGTACAAAAATAGGGCTCAACAATATCAAAAGACAGTTAGAATTGTTATATCCCAAACATAGTTTATCAATTAACGACGCTGAAGATCTCTATTTTGTTACCCTCAAAATCCTTTTTGAATAA
- a CDS encoding DoxX family protein — translation MINSFFIRFSLAVIMAMHAIPSFLTGSVVEFGNNFLAGQGFGSFGLPLAVLIKLVHLTTIPLLFLNKYIKLISVLNILILVAGIIMIHAAEGWYVVGGGSNGVEFNFLLIFCFLSFIFPKGLYNLKLHSWIKKRSS, via the coding sequence ATGATTAATTCATTTTTTATTAGATTTTCACTTGCAGTTATAATGGCAATGCATGCAATTCCCTCATTTTTAACAGGAAGTGTTGTAGAGTTTGGCAATAATTTTTTAGCAGGACAAGGATTTGGCAGTTTTGGTTTACCCCTTGCTGTTTTAATAAAGTTAGTTCATCTTACTACCATTCCACTACTTTTTCTAAATAAATATATTAAATTAATTTCAGTCCTAAATATTCTTATTTTAGTAGCTGGAATTATTATGATTCATGCGGCTGAAGGTTGGTATGTTGTAGGTGGAGGAAGCAACGGTGTTGAGTTTAACTTTCTACTTATATTTTGCTTTCTGTCTTTCATTTTTCCAAAAGGATTATATAATCTCAAATTACATTCGTGGATTAAAAAACGTAGTTCGTAG
- a CDS encoding site-specific integrase translates to MNAKISILFYAKRAKASTSGLVPIYLRITVDGTRIEISSKRFIMPEKWSQKQCRMKGNSEEARALNAYLDILKGKVYDAQREIVQGGNLVSAETLKSKLLGTEIKKRMLIPIFQDHNNRMEKLVGKEFAKGTLGRYQTCISHTKEFLKWKFNISDIDIKKIDYAFLNDFEFYLRTEKSCNNNSAVKYLKNFGKIIRICLANGWLEKDPYLNYPSKFNEVSRAFLNEKELESLMNKDFKNERLLLVRDIFLFSCFTGLAYIDTQKLTQDNINLGLDGNKWIFTTRQKTKTTSNIPLLRQAEDIIQKYKEHKTCLNTGKLLPVLSNQKMNAYLKEIADLCGINKELTYHIARHTFATTVTLSNGVSIESVSKMLGHKSIKTTQHYAKILDAKVSEDMQKLKKILYQKEEKSEKLKRKISL, encoded by the coding sequence TGCCAAAATTTCTATCCTCTTCTATGCGAAGAGAGCCAAAGCCAGCACTTCTGGTTTAGTCCCAATTTATTTGCGAATCACAGTTGACGGAACACGTATAGAAATCAGTTCCAAACGTTTTATAATGCCCGAAAAATGGAGCCAAAAGCAATGCAGGATGAAAGGCAATTCAGAAGAAGCAAGAGCTCTAAATGCGTATCTTGACATCCTTAAAGGAAAAGTATATGATGCACAGAGGGAAATCGTGCAGGGAGGAAACCTAGTTTCTGCAGAAACGCTCAAAAGTAAATTGCTTGGTACGGAAATTAAGAAAAGAATGCTCATCCCAATTTTCCAGGATCATAATAACCGAATGGAAAAATTAGTTGGTAAAGAATTTGCGAAGGGGACACTTGGGAGATATCAAACCTGCATAAGCCATACAAAGGAATTTCTGAAGTGGAAATTCAATATTTCTGATATTGACATAAAGAAAATTGATTATGCATTCCTTAATGATTTTGAATTTTATCTACGAACCGAAAAATCCTGCAATAATAATTCTGCAGTAAAGTATTTGAAAAATTTTGGGAAAATTATCAGAATTTGTTTGGCAAACGGTTGGCTTGAAAAAGATCCTTACCTCAACTACCCTTCAAAATTTAATGAAGTGTCCAGAGCTTTCCTCAATGAAAAAGAATTAGAAAGCCTTATGAATAAAGATTTCAAAAATGAAAGACTTTTATTGGTACGCGATATTTTTCTTTTCAGTTGCTTTACAGGTTTGGCTTATATTGATACTCAAAAATTAACTCAGGATAACATCAACCTTGGTCTGGATGGAAATAAGTGGATTTTCACCACTCGTCAGAAAACCAAAACAACTTCCAACATACCTTTGCTTCGGCAAGCGGAAGATATTATTCAAAAATACAAGGAACACAAAACCTGTCTCAATACCGGAAAGCTTTTGCCGGTTCTAAGTAATCAAAAAATGAATGCTTACCTCAAGGAAATAGCGGATTTATGTGGAATTAATAAAGAATTAACGTATCACATTGCCAGACATACTTTTGCTACTACGGTTACCTTATCAAATGGTGTTTCTATTGAAAGTGTAAGCAAAATGCTTGGCCATAAAAGTATCAAAACAACGCAGCATTATGCGAAAATCTTAGATGCAAAAGTGAGTGAGGATATGCAAAAACTTAAAAAAATCTTATATCAAAAAGAAGAGAAATCTGAAAAACTTAAACGAAAAATTTCTTTGTAG